One Bradyrhizobium sp. CCGB12 genomic window carries:
- a CDS encoding adenylate/guanylate cyclase domain-containing protein yields MNGSELQRVSNWLIDGAWSSVEPAEMVADFCERLVVGGLPLWRFGIFIRTLHPEIFGRNFIWRQGGEVEIGTVDFDILDTPEFAQSPLRIVFEQGVEVRGRVDDPDSKRFPIINDMRAEGGTDYVAVPLPFLDGSVHATSWMTRQPGGFSDDDIAAIRAVMAPLARVSEIISLRRTAEMLLDTYVGNRAGARILGGQIRRGHNDTMQAAIWLSDLRGFTALSDRLPAETVVAILNHYFDCQVTAIRGHGGEVLKFMGDGLLAVFPIDEYVGDAAHVCTRVLEAARESRASVEALAFPVGDIIERFRFGVALHVGNILYGNIGGGNRLDFTCIGPAVNLAARLEKITGRLGRTVVASEGFANVCRHDWHELGEFPIAGFSKAQRVYGLAEETPVVMD; encoded by the coding sequence ATGAACGGCTCCGAGCTTCAGCGCGTCTCCAACTGGCTGATCGACGGCGCCTGGTCGTCGGTAGAGCCGGCCGAGATGGTCGCCGATTTCTGCGAACGTCTGGTCGTAGGCGGCCTGCCGCTGTGGCGGTTCGGCATCTTCATCCGCACACTCCACCCCGAGATCTTCGGCCGCAACTTCATCTGGCGGCAGGGCGGGGAGGTCGAGATCGGCACCGTCGATTTCGATATCCTGGATACCCCCGAATTTGCCCAGAGCCCGCTTCGAATCGTATTCGAGCAGGGGGTCGAGGTGAGGGGACGCGTCGATGATCCCGACAGCAAGCGGTTTCCGATCATCAACGACATGCGCGCCGAAGGCGGGACCGACTATGTCGCGGTGCCGCTGCCGTTCCTCGACGGCTCGGTCCACGCGACGAGCTGGATGACACGGCAGCCCGGCGGCTTCAGCGACGACGACATCGCGGCGATCCGCGCCGTCATGGCGCCGCTCGCGCGCGTCAGCGAGATCATCAGCCTGCGCCGCACGGCCGAGATGCTGCTCGACACCTATGTCGGCAATCGCGCGGGCGCCCGCATCCTCGGCGGCCAGATCCGCCGCGGTCACAACGACACCATGCAGGCCGCGATCTGGCTCTCGGATCTGCGCGGCTTCACCGCGCTGTCTGACCGGCTGCCAGCCGAGACGGTGGTCGCAATTCTCAACCATTATTTCGACTGCCAGGTCACCGCGATCCGCGGCCACGGCGGCGAGGTGCTGAAATTCATGGGTGACGGCTTGCTCGCGGTATTTCCGATCGACGAATATGTCGGCGATGCCGCCCATGTCTGCACGCGCGTGCTGGAGGCGGCGCGTGAATCGCGCGCGAGCGTCGAGGCGCTCGCCTTTCCGGTAGGCGACATCATCGAGCGCTTCCGCTTTGGCGTGGCGCTGCACGTCGGCAACATCCTCTACGGCAATATCGGTGGCGGCAACCGGTTGGACTTCACCTGCATCGGCCCCGCCGTCAATCTCGCGGCAAGGCTGGAGAAGATCACGGGGCGGCTGGGGCGAACCGTCGTGGCGTCGGAAGGGTTCGCCAATGTCTGCCGCCACGATTGGCACGAGCTCGGCGAATTTCCGATCGCAGGATTTTCCAAGGCGCAGCGCGTGTACGGCCTGGCGGAAGAGACGCCGGTGGTGATGGATTAG
- a CDS encoding anti-sigma factor, with product MNDRNIPITEDELHAYVDDELPAERRVDVEAWLAAHPDEAERVQSWRAMAEMLHARYDSVAQEPVPKRLELERLERRPRQWFYGAAAAVLVAFVAGGTAGWVAHGAANAPSAFRSFTTDALDAHRLYVVEVRHPVEVGGNERDHLQAWLTRRCGWSVFAPNLEASGLKLVGGRLLPGPNGPASFLMYEGASGERYTIYAAKTENGATQMRYAKTDKDGALFWAERGVGYVVSGGGADRDRLTKVAQAVYDQAEKNGT from the coding sequence ATGAACGACCGCAACATTCCGATCACCGAAGACGAGCTGCATGCCTATGTCGACGACGAGCTGCCGGCCGAACGTCGCGTCGACGTCGAGGCTTGGCTTGCCGCCCATCCTGACGAGGCCGAGCGCGTGCAGTCCTGGCGGGCCATGGCCGAGATGCTGCACGCCCGCTACGATTCCGTCGCGCAGGAGCCGGTGCCCAAACGGCTGGAGCTCGAGCGGCTGGAGCGTCGCCCCCGGCAATGGTTCTATGGCGCCGCCGCGGCTGTGCTGGTTGCTTTCGTCGCCGGCGGCACGGCCGGCTGGGTGGCGCATGGCGCCGCCAACGCGCCCTCCGCCTTCCGGAGTTTTACGACGGACGCGCTCGACGCCCACCGCCTCTACGTCGTCGAGGTCCGCCACCCCGTCGAAGTCGGCGGCAACGAGCGTGACCACCTTCAGGCCTGGTTGACCCGGCGCTGCGGCTGGAGCGTGTTCGCGCCGAACCTGGAGGCGAGTGGGCTGAAGCTCGTCGGCGGCCGGCTGTTGCCGGGGCCGAACGGTCCGGCGTCGTTCCTGATGTATGAAGGCGCCTCCGGCGAGCGGTACACGATCTACGCCGCCAAGACGGAGAATGGTGCGACGCAAATGCGTTACGCCAAAACGGACAAGGACGGCGCATTGTTCTGGGCCGAGCGCGGGGTCGGCTACGTCGTCAGCGGCGGCGGTGCCGACCGCGACCGGCTGACCAAGGTGGCGCAAGCGGTGTACGACCAAGCAGAGAAGAACGGCACCTGA
- a CDS encoding DnaJ C-terminal domain-containing protein, with product MRDPYEVLGVPRSANAAAIKSAYRKLAKKHHPDSNKGDPKAAERFAEINSANEILGDEDKRKQFDRGEIDADGKPRFQGFPGGGGPRGRAGPGGFENYTFRSGGGPGQGGGAFEDILNSMFGGGRGGRPGAGSAGNFEFDTGGIGLDLDVNVAMSVSLEEAVKGGEKRVRLPTGKELNVKIPAGVTEGQQIRLRGQGESAHGHPPGDLLITINIAPHPHFKVEGADLRIDLPVTLYEAVLGAKVRVPTLGNAVELSVPKNTSSGRTFRLKGKGLPKAGGTGDLFVVVRIMLPDGNDAGLEALMGKWRDQHPYNPRSGLG from the coding sequence ATGCGCGACCCCTATGAGGTCTTGGGGGTGCCGCGGAGCGCCAACGCTGCCGCGATCAAGAGCGCCTATCGCAAGCTTGCCAAGAAGCACCATCCCGACAGCAACAAGGGTGACCCGAAGGCCGCCGAGCGCTTCGCCGAGATCAACTCGGCCAACGAGATTCTCGGCGATGAGGACAAGCGCAAGCAGTTCGACCGCGGCGAGATCGACGCCGACGGCAAGCCGCGCTTCCAGGGCTTTCCGGGTGGCGGCGGGCCCCGCGGGCGCGCGGGCCCGGGCGGGTTCGAGAACTATACGTTCCGCTCTGGCGGCGGCCCGGGCCAGGGCGGCGGCGCATTCGAGGATATCCTCAACAGCATGTTCGGGGGCGGCCGTGGCGGGCGGCCCGGCGCCGGCAGTGCCGGGAATTTCGAATTCGACACCGGCGGGATCGGGCTCGATCTCGACGTGAACGTCGCCATGTCCGTCTCACTGGAAGAGGCGGTCAAGGGTGGCGAGAAGCGCGTCCGGCTGCCCACGGGCAAGGAGCTCAACGTCAAGATTCCGGCCGGCGTCACCGAAGGCCAGCAGATCCGGCTGAGGGGGCAGGGCGAAAGTGCGCACGGTCATCCGCCCGGCGATCTCCTGATCACCATCAACATCGCGCCTCACCCCCATTTCAAGGTCGAGGGCGCCGACTTGCGAATCGACCTGCCGGTTACGCTCTACGAGGCGGTGCTCGGGGCTAAGGTCCGCGTGCCCACGCTCGGCAATGCCGTGGAGCTTTCGGTCCCGAAAAACACGTCCAGCGGCCGGACCTTCCGTCTCAAGGGCAAGGGACTGCCGAAAGCTGGCGGAACCGGGGATCTCTTCGTCGTCGTCAGGATTATGCTACCGGACGGGAACGATGCCGGGCTTGAGGCATTGATGGGAAAGTGGCGGGACCAACACCCCTACAATCCACGTAGCGGGCTCGGTTAG
- a CDS encoding radical SAM protein, whose translation MLVKVATRCNIDCSYCYWFRDASVYTKPKLMSPDVQHRLLQRIEEHVVRFSLADFPVILHGGEPLLWGVENFHRFAEACEAISSRTGCGIPIAVTTNGVLIDDEWLACFEAHNISVAISVDGPEHIHDLHRRTFQGTGTHAAVERAVRMLVSRNIGVIALAVCNPAYAPQQYADFFAACGISNYDIMIPDATVDESPPSIAAFYKGLFDLWLEANRSTPATDIRIISDMITALLGNNSPTEGVGHKPVELCTVMTDGTVEAHDVLRIAGDGFTNTGFNIFDHAIDEVRNEPRWKAARDASINLCAKCRQCKFMNACGGGYLPHRFSKRNGYDNPSVYCDDLYSMFENMQSVLESHLYVSKPDGVRVNLRDTLAGA comes from the coding sequence TTGCTGGTCAAGGTCGCGACGAGATGTAACATCGACTGCTCCTATTGTTACTGGTTTCGCGACGCGTCCGTTTACACCAAGCCGAAGCTAATGAGCCCTGACGTGCAGCATCGTCTGCTGCAGCGCATCGAGGAGCACGTCGTCAGGTTCTCGCTCGCCGATTTTCCCGTCATTCTGCACGGCGGCGAGCCGTTGCTGTGGGGCGTCGAGAATTTCCACCGCTTTGCCGAGGCCTGCGAGGCCATTTCATCGCGGACCGGATGCGGCATACCGATCGCGGTCACGACCAATGGTGTGTTGATCGATGATGAATGGCTGGCCTGCTTCGAGGCTCACAACATTTCGGTTGCGATCAGCGTGGACGGACCGGAGCATATTCACGACCTTCATCGCAGGACGTTTCAGGGGACGGGCACCCATGCTGCCGTGGAACGTGCCGTTCGCATGCTGGTGTCGCGCAACATTGGCGTCATTGCCCTGGCCGTCTGCAATCCCGCTTACGCGCCGCAGCAATACGCCGATTTTTTCGCCGCCTGTGGAATCTCCAACTACGACATTATGATTCCCGATGCGACGGTGGATGAGAGTCCGCCATCCATTGCCGCTTTCTACAAGGGGCTGTTCGACCTGTGGCTGGAGGCAAATCGCTCGACGCCGGCGACCGACATCCGCATCATCTCGGACATGATCACCGCCCTGCTTGGCAACAATTCACCGACCGAGGGCGTGGGCCACAAGCCTGTCGAGCTTTGCACCGTGATGACCGACGGCACCGTGGAGGCCCACGATGTGCTGCGGATCGCAGGCGACGGCTTCACCAACACCGGGTTCAACATCTTCGATCACGCGATCGATGAGGTCAGGAATGAGCCGCGCTGGAAAGCGGCGCGCGATGCCTCAATCAATCTTTGTGCGAAGTGTCGCCAATGCAAGTTCATGAACGCCTGCGGGGGAGGCTATCTTCCGCATCGTTTCTCCAAGAGAAACGGCTACGACAATCCGTCAGTCTATTGCGACGATCTCTATTCGATGTTTGAGAACATGCAGTCCGTACTGGAGAGCCATCTCTATGTCAGCAAGCCGGACGGTGTGCGCGTCAACTTGCGCGACACGTTGGCAGGCGCCTAG
- the crcB gene encoding fluoride efflux transporter CrcB, which produces MNTQYILAVAAGGALGAVVRYLVAIGSGRAFGTDFPWGTLIINVTGSFLIGIFTALFATRWNLPQAGRIFLTVGICGGYTTFSTFSLDAWYLIERGQTFASAVYMIASMLLSVGALIAALQVVRAFP; this is translated from the coding sequence TTGAACACCCAATACATTCTGGCAGTCGCCGCCGGCGGAGCGCTCGGCGCGGTCGTGCGCTATCTCGTTGCAATCGGTTCGGGCCGCGCGTTCGGCACCGACTTTCCCTGGGGCACCCTGATCATCAACGTGACGGGATCATTTCTGATCGGCATCTTCACCGCGCTGTTCGCGACGAGATGGAACCTGCCGCAGGCCGGCCGGATCTTTTTGACGGTCGGGATTTGTGGCGGATACACGACGTTCTCGACGTTCTCGCTGGATGCCTGGTATCTGATCGAGCGGGGGCAGACGTTCGCGTCGGCTGTCTACATGATTGCATCGATGCTGCTGTCCGTGGGCGCGCTGATCGCCGCCTTGCAGGTTGTTCGCGCCTTTCCCTAG
- a CDS encoding RT0821/Lpp0805 family surface protein, which translates to MILIGFGAGGCSFSRNDSRAYAKADDSDLTGSIARQARDAPPTETDLAFARNAASDVLSKGDKDSSQHWENPETGARGSVTPIAQSYAAEDGRKCRDFLASYVNGNTESWLQGAGCQSSRGRWEIHTLKPWRS; encoded by the coding sequence ATGATTCTGATCGGGTTTGGTGCCGGCGGCTGCAGCTTTTCCCGCAATGACAGCCGCGCCTATGCCAAGGCCGACGACAGCGACCTGACCGGCTCGATCGCGCGGCAGGCGAGGGACGCCCCGCCGACCGAGACCGATCTCGCCTTCGCCCGCAACGCCGCTTCCGACGTCCTCAGCAAGGGCGACAAGGATTCCAGCCAGCACTGGGAGAACCCGGAGACCGGCGCGCGCGGCTCGGTGACTCCGATCGCGCAGTCTTATGCCGCGGAGGACGGCCGCAAGTGCCGCGACTTCCTGGCGAGCTACGTCAACGGCAACACCGAAAGCTGGCTCCAGGGCGCAGGCTGCCAAAGCAGTCGTGGCCGTTGGGAGATTCATACGCTAAAGCCGTGGCGGAGCTGA
- a CDS encoding sigma-70 family RNA polymerase sigma factor, which translates to MNAFRQSVEAMIPALRRYARALTRDADAADDLVQDTLVRALRSERLFLGGDVRSWLYTILTNLNKNRRRSLARRPQFMPLTENNPDASGTEAEGRDIEKALATLVEEQRSVLLLVMLEGMSYREVADIQGVPIGTVMSRLARARAHVKASLEGERPRLRRVK; encoded by the coding sequence ATGAACGCGTTTCGCCAGAGTGTGGAAGCCATGATCCCGGCGTTGCGCCGTTATGCGCGCGCGCTCACGCGCGATGCGGATGCGGCCGACGATCTGGTGCAGGATACGTTGGTGCGCGCGCTGCGTTCGGAGCGCCTCTTCCTCGGAGGCGACGTCAGGAGCTGGCTCTATACCATCCTGACCAACCTCAACAAGAACCGGCGGCGCTCGCTAGCAAGGCGGCCGCAATTCATGCCGCTGACGGAGAACAACCCGGATGCGAGCGGGACCGAGGCCGAAGGCCGCGACATCGAGAAGGCGCTGGCCACCCTCGTCGAGGAGCAGCGTTCGGTGCTGCTGCTGGTGATGCTGGAGGGCATGAGCTATCGCGAGGTCGCCGACATCCAGGGCGTGCCGATCGGCACCGTGATGTCGCGCCTGGCGCGCGCCCGTGCCCACGTTAAAGCCTCGCTGGAGGGCGAGCGCCCGAGGCTCAGGCGGGTGAAATGA
- the clpS gene encoding ATP-dependent Clp protease adapter ClpS: MNDTVTKPKTRTKTKVERPKLHKVILINDDYTPREFVTRILKAEFRMTEDQAYKVMITAHKLGVCVVAVFTKDVAETKATRATDAGRAKGYPLLFTTEPEE; this comes from the coding sequence ATGAACGATACCGTTACCAAACCGAAAACCAGGACGAAGACCAAGGTCGAGCGGCCCAAGCTGCACAAGGTCATCCTGATCAACGACGATTACACGCCGCGCGAATTCGTCACCAGGATCCTCAAGGCCGAATTCCGCATGACGGAGGATCAGGCCTACAAGGTGATGATCACCGCGCACAAACTGGGCGTCTGCGTCGTTGCCGTGTTCACCAAGGACGTCGCCGAAACTAAGGCGACGCGCGCCACCGACGCCGGCCGCGCCAAGGGCTATCCGCTGCTGTTCACGACGGAGCCGGAGGAATAG
- the aroC gene encoding chorismate synthase: MSFNTFGHMFRVTTFGESHGVAIGCVVDGCPPMIPLTEADIQQDLDRRRPGQSRFTTQRQEPDQVKILSGVMAHPETGVQVTTGTPIGLLIENTDQRSKDYSEIKDKFRPGHADFTYEAKYGLRDYRGGGRASARETAMRVAAGAIARKVLPDVKVRGALVQIGPHKIDREKWDWDEIAKNPFFCPDKDKAAFFESYLDGIRKSGSSIGAVIEVVAEGVPAGLGAPIYAKLDSDLAGAMMTINAVKGVEIGAGFGAAELTGEENADEMRTGNDGTRFLSNHAGGVLGGISTGQPVVVRFAVKPTSSILQPRLTVDRKGADTEIFTKGRHDPCVGIRAVPVGEAMMACVLADHFLRDRGQVGR; encoded by the coding sequence ATGTCCTTCAACACCTTCGGCCACATGTTCCGCGTCACCACCTTTGGCGAGAGTCACGGGGTGGCAATCGGCTGCGTGGTCGACGGCTGTCCGCCCATGATCCCGCTCACCGAGGCCGACATCCAGCAGGATCTCGATCGCCGCCGGCCGGGCCAGTCGCGCTTCACCACCCAGCGCCAGGAGCCGGACCAGGTGAAAATCCTGTCCGGCGTGATGGCACATCCGGAGACCGGCGTGCAGGTGACGACGGGCACCCCGATCGGGCTCCTGATCGAGAACACCGACCAGCGCTCGAAGGACTATTCCGAGATCAAGGACAAGTTTCGCCCCGGTCACGCCGACTTCACCTATGAGGCGAAGTACGGCCTGCGCGACTATCGCGGCGGCGGGCGCGCCTCGGCGCGCGAGACTGCGATGCGCGTTGCCGCCGGCGCGATCGCGCGAAAAGTGCTGCCCGACGTCAAGGTGCGTGGTGCGCTGGTGCAGATCGGCCCGCACAAGATCGACCGCGAGAAGTGGGACTGGGACGAGATCGCGAAGAACCCGTTCTTCTGTCCCGACAAGGACAAGGCCGCGTTCTTCGAGAGCTATCTCGACGGCATCCGCAAGAGTGGATCCTCGATCGGCGCTGTCATCGAGGTCGTCGCCGAAGGTGTGCCGGCCGGCCTCGGCGCGCCGATCTATGCCAAGCTCGATTCCGATCTCGCCGGTGCGATGATGACCATCAACGCGGTGAAGGGCGTCGAGATCGGCGCCGGCTTTGGCGCGGCTGAATTGACCGGCGAAGAGAATGCCGACGAGATGCGCACCGGCAATGACGGCACGCGCTTCCTGTCCAACCATGCCGGCGGCGTTCTCGGCGGCATCTCCACGGGGCAGCCGGTGGTGGTGCGTTTCGCAGTGAAGCCGACCTCGTCGATCCTGCAGCCGCGTCTCACCGTCGATCGCAAGGGCGCCGATACCGAGATCTTCACCAAGGGGCGTCACGACCCCTGTGTCGGCATCCGTGCCGTCCCCGTCGGCGAGGCGATGATGGCCTGTGTGCTGGCGGATCATTTCTTGCGCGATCGCGGGCAGGTCGGGCGTTGA
- a CDS encoding DUF1194 domain-containing protein, with protein MRMLFSIGAVLVAGVLAGGDVAGIAAPGPRFEPSPKSEPHKNQPQRLAADKDAQTVDVELILAVDVSYSMDMDELAVQREGYAQAIQSKEFLQALKLGPNGRIAVTYFEWAASSDQKIIIPWRLVDGPETADAVAAEIMKTPIRRASRTSISGAITFAMPLFDEDPYRGLRRVIDISGDGPNNNGGPVTVARDAALEKGIVINGLPIMVKEPSYSTMDIDNLDFYYEDCVIGGPGSFVITIKDRDKFKEAIRTKLLMEVAGRTPERPVMRVSDKEPRVNCMIGEKIWSDRWGR; from the coding sequence ATGCGCATGCTGTTCTCGATCGGGGCTGTGCTGGTGGCCGGAGTGCTTGCCGGAGGGGATGTCGCAGGCATCGCCGCACCGGGACCCAGGTTTGAGCCGTCACCCAAGTCTGAGCCACACAAAAATCAGCCACAGCGGCTGGCCGCCGACAAGGACGCGCAGACAGTTGATGTCGAACTGATCCTGGCGGTCGACGTCTCCTACTCCATGGACATGGACGAGCTCGCGGTCCAGCGCGAAGGCTACGCGCAGGCGATCCAGTCGAAGGAATTCCTCCAGGCACTGAAGCTCGGTCCGAACGGCCGGATCGCGGTGACCTATTTCGAATGGGCCGCCTCCAGCGATCAGAAGATCATCATTCCCTGGCGGCTAGTCGACGGACCGGAGACGGCGGATGCGGTCGCCGCCGAGATCATGAAGACGCCGATCCGGCGTGCCTCGCGCACCTCGATATCAGGCGCGATCACGTTCGCGATGCCGCTGTTCGACGAAGATCCGTATCGGGGCCTGCGTCGCGTGATCGACATTTCCGGTGACGGCCCCAACAACAATGGCGGCCCGGTCACGGTGGCGCGCGACGCCGCGCTCGAGAAGGGCATCGTCATCAACGGTCTGCCGATCATGGTCAAGGAGCCGTCCTACTCGACCATGGATATCGACAATCTCGACTTCTACTACGAGGACTGCGTCATCGGCGGTCCCGGTTCTTTCGTCATCACGATCAAGGACCGCGACAAGTTCAAGGAAGCGATCCGCACCAAGCTGCTGATGGAGGTCGCTGGCCGCACGCCGGAGCGCCCCGTGATGCGGGTTTCGGACAAGGAGCCGCGCGTCAATTGCATGATCGGCGAGAAAATCTGGTCGGATCGCTGGGGCCGTTGA
- the fabI gene encoding enoyl-ACP reductase FabI produces the protein MAQNSGLMQGKRGVILGVANNRSIAWGIAKACHAAGAELAFTYQGDALKKRVEPLAAEIGGLVLGHCDVTDAATIDAAFAVLKEKWGKIDFLVHAIAYGEQLDGRYVDTTQENFSKSMLISCYSFTAVAQRAEKLMTDGGSLITLSYYGAEKWMPHYNVMGVAKAALEASVRYLAADLGEKNIRVNAISAGPIKTLAASGIGDFRYILKWNEYNAPMRRNVSTEDVGGSALYFLSDLSRGVTGEVHHVDSGYHVLGMKRPDAPDISFGGKD, from the coding sequence ATGGCGCAGAATTCAGGTCTGATGCAGGGCAAACGGGGCGTGATCCTCGGCGTTGCCAACAACCGCTCGATCGCCTGGGGCATCGCCAAGGCATGCCACGCGGCCGGTGCCGAGCTCGCCTTCACCTATCAGGGCGATGCGTTGAAGAAGCGCGTCGAACCGCTCGCCGCGGAGATCGGCGGGCTCGTGCTCGGCCATTGCGACGTCACCGACGCTGCGACCATCGATGCCGCCTTTGCGGTGCTGAAGGAGAAGTGGGGCAAGATCGACTTCCTGGTGCACGCGATCGCCTATGGCGAGCAGCTCGACGGCCGCTACGTCGACACCACGCAGGAGAATTTCTCCAAGTCGATGCTGATCTCCTGCTATTCGTTCACCGCGGTGGCGCAGCGCGCCGAGAAGCTGATGACGGATGGCGGCTCGCTGATCACGCTCAGCTATTACGGCGCCGAGAAATGGATGCCGCATTACAACGTGATGGGCGTGGCCAAGGCGGCGCTGGAAGCCAGCGTGCGCTATCTCGCCGCCGATCTTGGCGAGAAGAACATCCGCGTCAACGCGATCTCGGCAGGTCCGATCAAGACGCTCGCAGCATCCGGCATCGGCGATTTCCGCTATATCCTGAAGTGGAACGAGTACAACGCGCCGATGCGGCGCAACGTCTCGACCGAAGACGTCGGCGGCAGCGCGCTGTATTTCCTCTCCGACCTGTCGCGCGGCGTCACCGGCGAGGTGCACCACGTCGATTCCGGCTATCACGTGCTCGGCATGAAGCGCCCGGACGCGCCGGACATCTCGTTCGGCGGGAAGGACTAG
- a CDS encoding histidine phosphatase family protein — protein MPVPTIYFLRHGETEWNALGRLQGAKDIPLNARGRGQAVHAADVLADLFRRDGKDKAALPYVSSPLGRARQTMELVRGRLAVPFADYSLDDRLREIGYGTWEGLTLAESEASDPDVYAMRLADKWTVAPAGGETYAAVQLRMLDWYESLLVDTVAVAHGGTCRALMVALGIETPASAAELYIQQGAVYVFRDGRLAKFS, from the coding sequence ATGCCCGTGCCCACGATCTACTTCCTTCGCCACGGCGAGACCGAGTGGAACGCGCTCGGGCGGCTCCAGGGCGCCAAAGACATCCCGCTCAACGCACGCGGCCGCGGCCAGGCGGTGCATGCAGCTGACGTTCTGGCTGATCTGTTCAGGCGCGACGGCAAGGACAAGGCGGCGCTGCCCTACGTGTCGAGCCCGCTCGGGCGTGCGCGCCAGACCATGGAACTCGTTCGTGGCAGGCTCGCCGTCCCGTTTGCCGACTATTCGCTCGACGACCGCCTGCGGGAGATCGGCTACGGCACCTGGGAGGGGCTGACGCTGGCCGAGAGCGAGGCGTCCGATCCCGATGTCTATGCAATGCGCCTTGCCGACAAATGGACGGTCGCGCCCGCCGGCGGCGAGACCTATGCGGCCGTGCAGCTGCGTATGCTCGATTGGTACGAGTCGCTCCTGGTCGACACCGTCGCCGTCGCCCATGGCGGCACCTGCCGGGCCCTGATGGTGGCCCTGGGGATCGAGACCCCCGCCAGCGCCGCCGAGCTCTACATCCAGCAGGGCGCCGTCTACGTGTTCCGGGACGGGCGGCTAGCGAAGTTCAGCTAA
- a CDS encoding MFS transporter → MTTTTPNAARTTLPRGIWVLGFVSMLMDISSEMIHALLPIYLVTVLGASTLTVGFIEGIAEATASITKIFSGALSDWLGRRKLLAALGYGLAALTKPLFPLAPSVGWLVAARFIDRVGKGIRGAPRDALIADIAPVGLRGASFGLRQSLDTIGAFVGPLVAIALMWWTADNFTIVFWVAVLPAFLSFALIAFAVNEPEPDPSREPAKNPLNLAAMRQVGAVYWRVVAVGVVFTLARFSEAFLILRAQNIGLNMMWVPAVLVLMNVAYALSAYPAGVLSDRINRTGLLALGLVFLAGADLALALLPSLPGLALGVVLWGLHMGLTQGLLSAMVADAAPPSLRGTAFGYFNLFTGLALLAASVIAGALWDAYGPAGTFLAGLGFALISLIGLLAVGNGLAARDQ, encoded by the coding sequence GTGACCACGACGACACCGAATGCTGCACGAACCACACTGCCCCGGGGAATCTGGGTGCTCGGCTTCGTCTCGATGCTGATGGACATCTCCTCGGAGATGATCCATGCGCTGCTGCCGATCTATCTCGTGACCGTGCTCGGCGCCTCCACGCTCACCGTCGGTTTCATCGAGGGCATTGCCGAGGCGACCGCCTCGATCACGAAGATCTTCTCCGGTGCGCTGTCGGACTGGCTCGGCCGCCGCAAGCTGCTCGCCGCACTCGGCTATGGGCTGGCCGCCCTCACCAAACCGCTGTTTCCGCTCGCGCCAAGCGTCGGATGGCTGGTGGCGGCACGCTTCATCGACCGCGTCGGAAAGGGCATTCGCGGCGCGCCGCGCGATGCGCTGATCGCCGATATCGCCCCGGTCGGCCTGCGCGGCGCGAGTTTCGGGTTGCGGCAATCGCTCGACACCATCGGCGCCTTCGTCGGACCGCTCGTAGCGATCGCCCTGATGTGGTGGACGGCGGACAACTTCACGATCGTGTTCTGGGTCGCCGTGCTGCCGGCCTTTCTGTCCTTTGCACTGATCGCCTTCGCCGTGAACGAGCCAGAGCCGGACCCGAGCCGGGAGCCAGCGAAGAATCCGCTCAATCTTGCCGCGATGCGGCAAGTCGGAGCGGTCTACTGGCGCGTCGTCGCGGTCGGCGTCGTCTTCACGCTGGCGCGCTTCAGCGAGGCCTTCCTGATCCTGCGCGCGCAGAACATCGGGCTCAACATGATGTGGGTGCCGGCGGTGCTGGTGCTGATGAACGTCGCTTATGCGCTGTCAGCCTATCCGGCCGGCGTGCTGTCGGACCGGATCAACCGCACCGGCCTGCTCGCGCTCGGCCTGGTCTTTCTCGCCGGCGCCGACCTCGCACTGGCCTTGCTCCCGAGCCTTCCGGGCCTCGCGCTCGGCGTCGTGCTGTGGGGGCTGCATATGGGACTGACGCAAGGCCTTCTCTCGGCCATGGTCGCCGATGCCGCGCCGCCGAGCCTGCGCGGCACCGCATTCGGCTATTTCAACCTGTTCACGGGGCTTGCCCTGCTGGCCGCGAGCGTGATCGCCGGTGCGTTGTGGGATGCCTACGGTCCGGCAGGCACGTTCCTGGCGGGGCTCGGCTTTGCGCTGATCTCGCTCATCGGACTACTCGCGGTCGGCAACGGACTGGCGGCAAGAGATCAATAA